The following coding sequences lie in one Crassostrea angulata isolate pt1a10 chromosome 10, ASM2561291v2, whole genome shotgun sequence genomic window:
- the LOC128165308 gene encoding uncharacterized protein LOC128165308 yields MKRALCIKKLRPMLEEVAYLWQGKRSYYEHKVSDQARPGVHIVDLRSDTVTKPSPGMRNAMATAEVGDDVMGEDPTVNALQNRIAKLFDKEAALFVPTGTMGNLISVLTHCPERGLEVVLGHKSHIFVHEQGNIAQFGGLLTSTVENNDDGTMDLEKMKERIRLSDDPHFPYTRLICVENTHNYCGGKVIPVPYMRKVYDIAQECGIKVHLDGARLMHAAVALGVQASDITRCVDSVNMCFSKGLGCPVGSIIAGTEDFIRIAKRRRKALGGGMRQAGVLAAAAMYSLDHVLPKLSEEHDKTLQITQAIMSAPQTVVTVDCQTVKTNIVFLTVTKPGLTATQLYDRLLQVTEKEEKDIGESIVVKTVPYSDTLLRFVLHCDISSQDVQKAIRKFSYVLCELS; encoded by the exons ATGAAAAGGGCTCTATGTATAAAAAAGCTGCGTCCGATGTTAGAAGAAGTGGCATACCTCTGGCAAGGTAAAAGGTCTTACTATGAACACAAGGTGTCTGACCAGGCTAGACCAGGTGTACATATAGTGGATCTACGCAGCGACACGGTGACGAAGCCGTCACCTGGAATGAGGAATGCAATGGCTACTGCAGAGGTTGGTGATGATGTCATGGGAGAGGATCCAACAGTCAATG CTTTACAGAACAGAATAGCTAAACTCTTCGATAAAGAAGCTGCTTTATTTGTACCAACTGGTACAATGGGTAATCTCATATCAG TTCTCACTCACTGCCCAGAGAGAGGCTTAGAAGTTGTCCTTGGCCACAAAAGTCACATCTTTGTCCATGAGCAAGGGAATATAGCCCAA TTTGGGGGCTTACTGACCTCTACAGTAGAAAACAATGATGATGGGACGATGGACCTGGAGAAGATGAAGGAGCGGATAAGGCTGAGCGATGACCCTCACTTCCCCTACACCAGACTGATCTGTGTAGAAAACACACACAACTATTGCGGAGGGAAAGTTATTCCAGTGCCCTACATGAGAAAG GTGTATGATATAGCACAAGAATGTGGTATAAAGGTACACTTGGATGGAGCTAGACTGATGCATGCTGCCGTGGCTCTGGGTGTACAGGCATCGGACATCACCCGCTGTGTCGACTCCGTCAACATGTGCTTTTCCAAG GGGCTTGGTTGTCCAGTAGGCTCGATTATAGCAGGAACAGAGGACTTTATTCGAAT AGCTAAGCGACGTAGGAAGGCCCTTGGGGGTGGGATGCGACAAGCAGGGGTGCTGGCTGCAGCCGCCATGTATTCACTTGACCACGTCTTGCCAAAGCTTTCAGAGGAACATGACAAGACTCTGCAGATCACTCAGG CAATAATGTCAGCTCCCCAGACAGTTGTAACTGTTGACTGTCAGACAGTGAAAACCAACATAGTGTTCCTGACAGTGACCAAACCAGGACTGACGGCCACACAGCTGTATGACCGTCTGCTGCAG GTGACAGAGAAAGAGGAGAAAGATATAGGAGAAAGCATCGTCGTGAAGACCGTTCCATACTCAGACACACTGCTTAGATTTGTTTTACATTGTGATATCTCATCTCAGGATGTTCAAAAAGCCATAAGAAAATTCTCTTATGTCCTGTGTGAACTATCTTAA
- the LOC128165974 gene encoding uncharacterized protein LOC128165974 gives MTAKQQESGSEEMTPDDMTHVWNALKKMKIRPENFLAWAASNSSTGLQPEPQSGTKQKSDSEAGYLKPQPRISIFSGDRKSDVSYDLWKYEVTCLMKESKSEETVLQTIRRSVRGEAANVIMRLGVSASIDEVLHKMDSIYGNVLEKEDVLAEFYSARQKDDESCSAWSCRLEETLNTAVKLGKVLPRNTNEMLKTMFYKGMRRELKDLCGYLYHSIHDFDLFRVEVRKIEMEHPAKTTADKPKQALAKGATVSKTDTSVDEKFEELQCSQTHESTMEATI, from the exons ATGACAGCGAAGCAACAGGAATCAGGTAGTGAGGAAATGACTCCAGATGACATGACTCATGTATGGAATGCATTGAAGAAGATGAAGATAAGACCAGAGAATTTCTTAGCTTGGGCAGCTTCAAATTCCAGTACTGGTCTTCAACCTGAACCACAGAGTGGAACAAAGCAGAAGTCAGACTCTGAAGCTGGATACCTCAAACCTCAACCCCGGATTTCCATATTCTCAGGAGACAGGAAATCTGATGTCTCATATGATTTGTGGAAATATGAAGTAACCTGTCTGATGAAGGAATCTAAGAGTGAAGAGACAGTACTTCAGACCATTCGCCGTTCTGTCAGAGGTGAAGCAGCGAATGTGATCATGAGACTAGGAGTAAGTGCATCCATTGATGAGGTTCTCCATAAAATGGATAGTATATATGGAAATGTCTTGGAAAAGGAAGATGTTTTAGCTGAATTTTATAGTGCAAGACAGAAGGACGATGAATCTTGTTCAGCTTGGAGTTGCCGCTTGGAAGAAACTCTGAATACTGCTGTGAAGTTGGGAAAAGTACTTCCTCGTAACACCAACGAGATGCTGAAAACCATGTTCTACAAAGGAATGAGACGAGAACTTAAGGATCTTTGTGGATACTTGTACCATTCCATCCATGACTTTGATTTATTTAGAGTTGAGGTGAGGAAGATAGAGATGGAACACCCAGCAAAGACCACTGCAGACAAACCCAAGCAGGCCTTAGCTAAGGGAGCTACAGTTTCCAAGACTGACACATCTGTTGATGAAAAGTTTGAGGAACTGCAG TGCTCCCAGACCCACGAATCCACAATGGAAGCAACAATCTGA